TATTTACCTGAAAGACAATTCTTGCAAAATCTCTTTCCGAAAAATCTTTTAAAGATACAACCGTTTCATTCTGTGCCATTAGAAAAGATGTGAAAAACAATGAAATTATTAATATCGCATTTCTCATTTCAGGTACATGCCCTCTCTATAATAATAAACAACTTCAAAATCAGTACAATTCCGGTGCTAAATTAATTATTTTTAAACAACCTTATATCCCCCTCATCTGACCGCGCCCGCAAAACAGCACGCTCTTTTCCAATAACTCCCCTAAGGGATTCCCCGTCATCCACTTTTGATTTTGGAAGGTTAAAATCATTCCGTATCCTTCCATCTGCACTTCTAAGAATCACTTTAAGGTTAGATTCTTCCGTAATCCCTATATCAATATCTCCTTCATCAGTTTCAATCTCATATTGTCCGTTATCAGACGGGATAAAAGATACTGATACATCTCCTTCATCACAATTAAGCCAGAATTTAGCTACAGATGTTTTCTCAATAGTAATCCTGCCTTCATCACATCTGACATCAATTTCGTGCAGCTGCGAATTGTAAAGCGTAAAATCTCCTTCATCAGCATCAGCTTTGAAATATCCTGTTGAGTTACTCTTAATGTCCGAACAATCAATGCTGCCTTCATCTGCTTGTAATTGGATAGAATTGGACACAATCTGCTCAAGGTTCACATCACCTTCATCAGTTTTGACCATTATTTCACCCTCAACATCGGAAATTTTCACACCGCCC
The bacterium DNA segment above includes these coding regions:
- a CDS encoding DUF4097 family beta strand repeat protein, with amino-acid sequence MIFKEISKSLIIFCLLCLSAGVYGEEVSKEEVKTIPLNPGGSVILKANEGDVVVNTWSKPQIRIKMVKRAWGRNKKEALRNLKKIYVDINSFGDRVIIKEKNRRESSVFHLFEINFHRYGWRVDFELTVPKETNVKIESDEGGVKISDVEGEIMVKTDEGDVNLEQIVSNSIQLQADEGSIDCSDIKSNSTGYFKADADEGDFTLYNSQLHEIDVRCDEGRITIEKTSVAKFWLNCDEGDVSVSFIPSDNGQYEIETDEGDIDIGITEESNLKVILRSADGRIRNDFNLPKSKVDDGESLRGVIGKERAVLRARSDEGDIRLFKNN